TTCGGCGAGACGTACCGACCAGTCCCGCTGGAGGCCGGCGTCAAGACCTACACGCACGGCGAGAACGCCTTCGCCGACAAGTACCGCCGGCTCTACCGGGCGCTGGATCTGGTGGAACCCCACCTCCGCGAGGACGGCCAGGGACTCGTGTTCGTCTCCTCCCGGCAGGACACCGTGCAGGCCGCCAAGAAGACTCGGGACGAACTCGCCGAGCGGGACGTGCCGATGGGCGCCCGCGGCGACTACGACTTCCATCAGGAAGCCGAACAGCTCCAGAACGAGACGCTCCGGAAGTCCGTGCTCGACGGCGTGGGATTTCACCACGCGGGCCTCTCGAAGGACGACAAGAACCTGGTCGAGAAGTGGTTCCGGGAGGGCACGCTGGGACTCCTCTTCTCGACCTCGACGCTGGCGTGGGGTGTCAACCTCCCCGCCCGCTGTGTCGTCATCCGGGACACGAAGCTCCACGACCCCCTCGAAGGGGAGGTGGACATGAGCCCGCTGGACGTGCTCCAGATGCTCGGGCGTGCGGGGCGACCGGGCTACGACGATCAGGGCTATGCCTGGGTCGTCTGTGACGGCTCGGACGCCGACAAGTACCGCCAGCTGCTCCGGGACGGCAAGGAGATCGAGTCGCGACTGGCGACCGATCTGGACGCCCACCTCAACGCCGAGATCGTCCTCGGCACGGTACGAGATATCGACGACGTGCTGGACTGGATCGAGACCACCTTCTACGCGGTGCGGGCGCGGTCGGCCCCCGACCAGTACGACTCGGACGGACAGCTACGCGACCGCGTTAGTGACACGCTAGAGAAACTGGTCGATCAGGGATTCGTCGAGCGCGACGGCCTGTCGCTCTCGCCGACGCGACTCGGCAGGCTGGCCTCGAAGTTCTACCTCCGGCTTGACACTGCCCGGGAGTTCGCGGATCTGGCGCGCCGGGCCGAGGGGGGCGACGGGACCGCGACGGAACTCACGACCGACGACGTGTTGCGGGCCGTCGCGACGGCCGCGGAGTTCGACAGCGCGAGCGCCCGCAAGGACGAACGCGACGCCGTGCGTGCCGTGCTGGGCGATCGCGCCCGCGATCTCGATCCGGGGCCGCGGAAGGTGCTCGCGATCCTCGACTCCAGTATGGACTCGGCCACCCCCACGGAACTCCGGAGCGACGCGTGGGTGATCCGCCAGAACGCCCTCCGCCTGCTCGCCGCGCTCCGGGCCTTCCTCGATCACCTCGGGACGGCCGCGGCGGCCAACCTCGCCGCACGCGTCGAGGCCCGTATCGAACACGGCGTCAGCGAAGACGCCGTGGGGCTGACCGCGCTGGACGGGGTCGGCTCCGGGCGAGCCTCCAGGCTCGCCACGAAGGGCCTCGGCTCGCCGGCGGACGTGCGCGAGGCTGGCGTGTCCGGCCTCGTGGACGCTGGCCTCGCGGAAGGCGTCGCGACACAGGTTCACGACAGCGCCCGCTCCCTGCCGGACCTCCGGTTCGACTGGGGCGCGTTTCCCGACGCGATCGCCAGCGGCGGCAACGAGATGTGTGAGGTGACGGTCACGAACGCGGGCGACGGTGCTCGCGCGGGCGTGCGCGTCACGGTCAACGGTCACGAGATGACCACGAGCGACGGCTACCTCGGCACGGCGTCGCTCCCGGTCGGCGTCTTCGGCGGCGACGCCGAGACGTTGACCTTCACCACCGAGGTCTACTTCCCGGATCTACCGCTCGAACCCGTCTCGGACTCCCGGACAGTACGCGTCGAGTGACTCGAAACCCGAAACTCGCTCAGAAGCGCCGATAAATTTTCTAAACGTCTCTCGACACGTCTTGAAACGTCTGCCTGTCGGAAGGCCGTCTCTATCTGGATGCTAAAACGTGGCTAAAGAACGGTGAACTCACGAAAACGAGGTGAATTTTCGGCAACCGTCGGCCCCTTATATGGGGGTATCCGTCCAAGGGGTGAGTGCAGGGAGACCCACCATGTCCACGCAATCGACCTCCACGCTCGACGACCTCGCAGACTGGACCGCCCGCAAAGAAGCCGGCAGCAAGCTCCTGGCCCCGGTGCGATGTCTCGGCTTCTGGAGCGCGGTCGTGCTCCCGCTCGTGCTGGTCCCGATGATGGCGGCGGGGCTGGCCGGGGAGTACCTCCCGCTGTTCGGGGCGCTGGTCGTCGCGAACCTCGCCGGCGCGGTCCTCGGTCGGGACTACAACCGCGACTGACG
This Halorientalis sp. IM1011 DNA region includes the following protein-coding sequences:
- a CDS encoding DEAD/DEAH box helicase → MAIDEVLPEYADAFPFESFNRMQSEALPALLEGDDNVVVSAPTASGKTALAEVAICKVLQAGGTALFLAPLRALTNEKESEWERFEDLGYSVYVVTGERDLNPRRAERADILVMTPEKADSATRKHDSPRYGFVTDVDCCIIDEVHLLDSDRRGSVLEVTISRLRRLCDPRIVALSATMPNVDDVAEWLDAPAETTFAFGETYRPVPLEAGVKTYTHGENAFADKYRRLYRALDLVEPHLREDGQGLVFVSSRQDTVQAAKKTRDELAERDVPMGARGDYDFHQEAEQLQNETLRKSVLDGVGFHHAGLSKDDKNLVEKWFREGTLGLLFSTSTLAWGVNLPARCVVIRDTKLHDPLEGEVDMSPLDVLQMLGRAGRPGYDDQGYAWVVCDGSDADKYRQLLRDGKEIESRLATDLDAHLNAEIVLGTVRDIDDVLDWIETTFYAVRARSAPDQYDSDGQLRDRVSDTLEKLVDQGFVERDGLSLSPTRLGRLASKFYLRLDTAREFADLARRAEGGDGTATELTTDDVLRAVATAAEFDSASARKDERDAVRAVLGDRARDLDPGPRKVLAILDSSMDSATPTELRSDAWVIRQNALRLLAALRAFLDHLGTAAAANLAARVEARIEHGVSEDAVGLTALDGVGSGRASRLATKGLGSPADVREAGVSGLVDAGLAEGVATQVHDSARSLPDLRFDWGAFPDAIASGGNEMCEVTVTNAGDGARAGVRVTVNGHEMTTSDGYLGTASLPVGVFGGDAETLTFTTEVYFPDLPLEPVSDSRTVRVE